Within Candidatus Thorarchaeota archaeon, the genomic segment TCGATTTTTGTAGGTATGACGGTCCGGGGACGGCTCGACTGAACTAGTCTAAACTTCAATAGAATCTCCACAAGATCGTCTTCATCAGGTAGTGAGTCGTCTAGTAGTAGGTCTCGTATTGAGATGTAGTCTAATGGGTTCATTCCACCGAGGATTGCATTTTTGGCGTCCTTACTGACATAGACCCCCGCATTATCAGAGGTTAGGATTCCTGAAGAACACATCCACTTGTAAATACGTGCAACCTGCTCGCGAGCACTGTCTTTATAGTCTTGATTAACAGTTCCTCTAAGTGTCTTCTGAATAAGCTGGTGAAGTTGGCTAGTGACTTTTTCTTGATCTATTCTTCGATGGGTGATAATCTCTTTAGTAAGGACCGAGCACATCAGATATGGGTCGACAGGGCCGGGACACAATGGTTCTAGGGGATTGTGCAATAGTTCTTGGGCGATCTCACTTACATCTCCGTCATCAGAGGACTCTTTTGGAAGTGCAATAAACACCTGTCCTCCATGTTCTGCAAGATAATATTCACCGATGCGCCCGGCGATCTGAAGATACCGTGCCCTATTCACAAAAGCCTGTAATCCGCGTCCAAACATTATTGCTACCGCATCAAATGGAAAACTGGTGCCAGATGCAATCCCAGTAGTTGAAACAACACAGTGGACGTTACCCAATTTGAGTTCGTGTTCCAGTCGCCCCCTCAAATCGGTCTTTAGTCCTGCATGATGAAATGCTACACCCTGTTTGAGTAGTTGTCTTAGTCGTGAGGCAGCAGGCAACTGTTCGCCAGACCCAATTATTCGATCAATGACTTTTTCGTCAATGGGTCGTGGATATGACTCTGCAATCCGTCTTGCATAATGTTCTGCATTCTCTCTACTTCCAACTACGACTAGTAATGCCTTTCTGGAGTAGTCCCCCATATATTCATGAATTGCGTCAAGCCTGCTCTTTTTTGAGCTCAGAAAGTGATGGGTTCCATCAGCACTTGTGATTCGGACGTTTTCCCCATCTGGGACAACAACATACTCATCAGGGACGAGTCGTACACTAGGGCGAAAGACCTCTGCTTTCAACCACTTTGCAACAGTGTCCGTGTCCCCAAACCTTGAGGAGAGGGTTATTATCTGTGAGCGATTCTTCAACCATGTAATGAGTAGATCCAACCTGCAGCTCCTATCGTCTCCTAACTTACGTGAGGTCGGTTTGCTAGTAGCGCCTCCAAGTTCTGTAAGTTCATCAACAACAGTCAATCCGATTTTCTTTAACCAGTTCTCTCTTCTGATGGATGCAGTCAGGACTGATTCATAGATTCCAACGATGAGATCAGCTTCTTCTAGCATCTCATCCGACGCATCAGAATGTGCGTCGTATCTTACTACTGAGTATCCAAGTTGTTGAAGCAGATCCTTGTACTCTGTGATAAATTGCCTACTAATCGAAATTAATGGTGTCAGGTACAAACACTTGGTGCCCTTCTGGAGACGAGTGAGAATTATCATCATTCCAATGAAGGTCTTGCCAGATCCCGGAGGCATTTGTAATATCAAATTACCTTCAACATCTTTCACTTCGTTGAGGAATTTGGCTTGTGCGGGAAGCAGTCGTACAAAGTTTTTGTATCTAAGAAGGATTTTTGCCGCTCGCCCCATCTCTGTATCTTTTGGAGTAGGACCGAGAATCAGCTCGGCGGCCGCAAGAGCAAGTCTGCCATCATGTGTGATCATGTACTTTCTTCGTTTCTTTCCCTTCTCGCCCATTGCTTTTACAAAACCCGTGTTGACGAGTTTTTCCATGCTCTCGTAAAGTGTTCCTCCAGTAGAGATTTGCTTTTTTCGGGTTTCATACTGTTGCTGTTCCTGAGTACGTTCCCCCTCGATGATGGTCGTTGGTTTTGGAAATCCCTGGTT encodes:
- a CDS encoding DEAD/DEAH box helicase, whose amino-acid sequence is MTKPGSVDNLRARLKALSNRYAVDILKALSPQEGDIVPTLGWEGIVDRVLENQGFPKPTTIIEGERTQEQQQYETRKKQISTGGTLYESMEKLVNTGFVKAMGEKGKKRRKYMITHDGRLALAAAELILGPTPKDTEMGRAAKILLRYKNFVRLLPAQAKFLNEVKDVEGNLILQMPPGSGKTFIGMMIILTRLQKGTKCLYLTPLISISRQFITEYKDLLQQLGYSVVRYDAHSDASDEMLEEADLIVGIYESVLTASIRRENWLKKIGLTVVDELTELGGATSKPTSRKLGDDRSCRLDLLITWLKNRSQIITLSSRFGDTDTVAKWLKAEVFRPSVRLVPDEYVVVPDGENVRITSADGTHHFLSSKKSRLDAIHEYMGDYSRKALLVVVGSRENAEHYARRIAESYPRPIDEKVIDRIIGSGEQLPAASRLRQLLKQGVAFHHAGLKTDLRGRLEHELKLGNVHCVVSTTGIASGTSFPFDAVAIMFGRGLQAFVNRARYLQIAGRIGEYYLAEHGGQVFIALPKESSDDGDVSEIAQELLHNPLEPLCPGPVDPYLMCSVLTKEIITHRRIDQEKVTSQLHQLIQKTLRGTVNQDYKDSAREQVARIYKWMCSSGILTSDNAGVYVSKDAKNAILGGMNPLDYISIRDLLLDDSLPDEDDLVEILLKFRLVQSSRPRTVIPTKIEMDVANLEDLNDWYREQVPKRLTVKREVIRGWINEKPIKDLIEQAIERGIEGNDRARRWIGLDEGDMTTMVDWAADISTNIADYLKRGGRKKRAKLFQIFSKRLRYGLKEDAATTNLMTLEIPTSKGRSRHFSRTEIRTLIDNGYTSIEAIVKKDIDSSKRKPARKRFAENSGLDQEYAIEVYKAALQYIRSQAIKES